The Punica granatum isolate Tunisia-2019 chromosome 4, ASM765513v2, whole genome shotgun sequence sequence agatctAATACAATTGATAAACTGtatttcaaataaatgaattttaattgcaacgtagaaattcaaaaatcaaCGAAAGCACTTGTATTAGGGCTAAGCTGACATgagtaataattaatttcaaccGCTAATCCAAGGATATCTTGTAGCGTCgttgggaaaagaaaaaaaaaattccgtTTGACTTTTGCATGTTTTTAGGTTTCCATTTCTTTACCTCGAAAATATTTGGAAAACTggagtttttcttttgctgaaaatttggaaaatgCTGAGTAATAAAATGAACAAAGAACTTTGCAGCTTGCAGGTTGCACTTGACAAGACGTTTTGTAGTCCAACTtctcctttttatttcttatctTAAAATTAGAATATGTAAATTTGGGACGATGTGAATTAGAAATATGGAAAATCCGAAAACAGGTTTCTTCTGTAAAGGGGCTCCAAGTTCTTCAAAATGGTCCTAATTGACAGAACTTTTCAGAGAACAAGTCATCATTAATTTCCCATCGATTAAATGTGCTTAGGAGGTGCGAACCTCATGCAGTGGACCCAAAATTAGGGCTGTCCCAGGGCACATAGTACACTAGAGGCATAGTCGAGCGAAAACTAATCGTGAGCTACTCGGACTCGGCTCCGTAGCCATACTCGATCGGAATTGTTATGGTCAAACTTGAACGAGCTTGAGGTTCCAAGCTACTCGGACTCAGCTCCATCGCTACTCGGAGTCTACTTGTTCCATCGAACTTCAGCTTGAGGCCCCAAGCCAGGGGTGCTTAGCTCGAGACCGTGAAGGCTCGTAAGTCTAATTGAGGTTCTCCAAttcctatccttttttttttctttttatttcggTGAATTGTGGGGCAAGTGCCCAGCAATTCCTATACTTTTATTTTGCTGCCTAATATGCAAGTTCTACCTCATAATTATGATCGGAACGTTGCGGAGAATGTTATAGCCATATATACTGTTTTTTTGTAATGATGCCCCCAAATACACTAATCCCACGCTTAAATTGCGATATGGATGTGGACCAATATTAATTCTTTACTCTCGGGTATGAGTTTTGCCTAATTTATCATCATCTAAGGGAAGTCGTCTAGCCAATTTAAGTCGAGCTCTAGCCTGCCCGAATCATATAATCCCCGGGCGTAGTTCCATGACTTGCAAGCCAAGTCGGTCCAGCTCAAAGTTGGTCCTATAAGCACAAcaaaacgaaaatgaaaaagttgtTTCGACTGAAATTCCGACGTTTAGTTTGCAGTCATCCCACGTTGATCTAAAATTGATATTATTCGCCACAATCACGTTTGAATATTGgcccaagaaagaaaaaacacaACAGAActcattaataaaattgaagGAATCCCCACGAAACTCACTTCTAATTGCTCAAGAAAACAAGCACAAGCACACAAAATCCTACATTAACGCTTAACGTAGACATCGTTGATAACAAAATTATAAGGCAAAAccatacaaaatgttttatcaTATGGGAACAACTCTCGAGTCCACAGCAAAGCTGCTTGCACGGAACACAACTTGCTTACGGGCCATCAAAATCATTCCGAATTCGCCCGGCACGCAGACCTGTTAGAAGACAAACCGTTTCATTTGGCAAGTAACTAACTTCAACTGCCTATATAAACCTCTCTGAATGGTAGAGATTACATAGCTCACTCCAACAATTCAGTAGCTAGGAATTAGCGCATTCGGTTGGACATCGGATCATTGACGAAATGGCTTCGATCGCAAGGAAGCAACTGTGCGCCTCGGGTCTCTTCCTTGTTGTCCTTGCAGTCCTGGCACCCGGGGTCATGTCCCGGAAGCTCCAGGAGGCATCGACCATGGCAGAGAGACATGAGCAGTGGATGGCCCAGTATGGGCGTGTGTACAAGGATGACGCTGAGAGACAGAGGCGGCTTGAGATCTTCAGCCGCAATGTGGACTTCATCGAGTCATTTAATGCTGCTGGCGAGAAGCCGTATGTGCTCGGTGTTAATGCCTTTGCTGACCTGACCCCGGAAGAGTTCCGTGCTTCCCGGAACGGATACAGGCGCCGCGTTGCTAGGTCTGGAGAGGGGTCATTCAGGTATGAGAATGTGACCGCAGTGCCGAAATCCATGGACTGGAGAAAGAAAGGAGCCGTCACGCCAGTTAAGGATCAAGGCCAATGTGGTAAGCACGATCACAAGTAATAATCCTAGTACATAAATTACACGTGACAATTATCTTAACAATGTACTTTCCACGTTCCGGGATTTCAGGAAGTTGTTGGGCTTTCTCGGCGATAGCGGCGACAGAGGGAATCAACCAGCTCACCACTGGGAAGCTGACCTCACTGTCGGAGCAAGAGCTCGTCGACTGTGACATAAAAGGCGAGGACCAAGGCTGCGAGGGCGGCCTCATGGAGGATGCCTTCGAGTTCATCATCCACAACAAAGGCATCACCACAGAAGCCAACTACCCCTATGCTGGAAGCGATGGCACATGCAACTCAGCCAAGGAAGCATCCCATGTTGTCAAGATCAAGGGCTACGAGTCCGTCCCGGCCAACAGCGAGGCTGCCCTCCTTAAGGCAGTGGCCAACCAGCCGGTTTCCGTCTCCATCGATGCTGGTGATGGATCCTTCCAGTTCTACAGTGGCGGGGTGTTCACTGGCTCCTGTGGCACAATGCTCGACCACGGGGTGACTGCAGTCGGGTATGACACAACCGAGGACGGGATGAAGTACTGGCTGGTGAAGAATTCGTGGGGTACTAGTTGGGGAGAGGAAGGGTACGTGAGAATGCAGAGAGACATCGACGCCAAGGAAGGTCTTTGCGGTATCGCGATGGACTCATCTTACCCTACGGCCTAGTAAATTAATCCGCGAACATTGTCATGCGAACGAGCCGATGTTTAGTATATTGTGAAATTGGTCACGCAAATATCATACGTACTATTTCCTGCTTTAGTTTCTTCTGGGTGCGTAAAAAGCTCGCAAGATGTGGTTAAGCTTGTGGTTGTGTAAATTATGGGTTTGGATTTCGAATTAAAACTTTAGTTTTCTTCTAAATTCATCATTCACTTTGCTTTAAGCTCGAATTTTAAATCTAACTCATCGAAATTAATGATGCCTAGGTCCAATATAAAAATGCAAAAGCACAGTCATGATCAATAGAGGCCCTAACTGTATACATATGGGCTTACCTTTTCTCGGCTCATCATAAAATGGTAAGCTCATATGTGTAATCTTTCTTGGGCCTCAGTCTTAAGTTGAATTCAAGAAATGTTCCAAAGTCCAAgagattataaaaaattatcgatGAATACTCCAAAGTCCTATCTAATTAAGGCCCCCGACCATAGATTATACAAATTTCATGTATGCATGATAAAAACTATAGTATATTTTCTCGTCTCTGGATGCTTTGGTTACAGATGTAAGTAAAACCCGATTAGTATTCAATTTTCATCTAACGCACATATAAgcagtaattttttattttcatc is a genomic window containing:
- the LOC116204955 gene encoding senescence-specific cysteine protease SAG39-like, which codes for MASIARKQLCASGLFLVVLAVLAPGVMSRKLQEASTMAERHEQWMAQYGRVYKDDAERQRRLEIFSRNVDFIESFNAAGEKPYVLGVNAFADLTPEEFRASRNGYRRRVARSGEGSFRYENVTAVPKSMDWRKKGAVTPVKDQGQCGSCWAFSAIAATEGINQLTTGKLTSLSEQELVDCDIKGEDQGCEGGLMEDAFEFIIHNKGITTEANYPYAGSDGTCNSAKEASHVVKIKGYESVPANSEAALLKAVANQPVSVSIDAGDGSFQFYSGGVFTGSCGTMLDHGVTAVGYDTTEDGMKYWLVKNSWGTSWGEEGYVRMQRDIDAKEGLCGIAMDSSYPTA